A stretch of Planococcus citri chromosome 5, ihPlaCitr1.1, whole genome shotgun sequence DNA encodes these proteins:
- the LOC135846916 gene encoding uncharacterized protein LOC135846916 — protein sequence MQYCVKNTIKPVTICTGSKLMELKIAHLNLRIIDSHNFVPSPLSAFPETFGLDELKKGYFPHLFNTKENENYMGPMPPILSYLPNKMKDGPRETFIKWYKQKWAENYQFDMKKELYEYCSSDVDILRRGCLSLRQTFLDIANIDLFSEYITIASVCMAIYRSRYLDPESIAIVLKEIRDQFSKVSIGWLESFNNDNIAHATNGGEVQICGAKVDGFDSTTNTVYQFHGCFWHGCPECFDDDTINHVTNERMTDLYQKTMGRTEQLEEAGYTVVEMWECAWKKSREFRQNRANNNDQIIDLLNPRDAFFGGRTEAFKLHKTVDGNMEKIKYVDVCSLYPTVMYYDDYPIGHPEKIINPPSFDPDWYGFIKCKVVAPKDLYIPTLPVRVKMEKSDKLLFPLCLKCAKDKQRQCTHSDSERAFVGTWCTPEVNKAIEVGYKVLEVYEVWNFEKDNCLWKGYIKDFLKMKLESSEHSYPTKEAYAEAVKRDQGIELDQNKIAYNPGRRAVSKLCLNSLWGKFGQRDNLGVTEFITDPCKFYDILLNDRLTNIQVNILSDDMIQVNYKYKDVFVEDNFNTNIYVAAFTTANARLRLYDLLHKLDQAVLYCDTDSIVYVDNGRNTVPTGDLLGQWTDELKGAYITKFLSTGPKSYHYITSKGKQVIKVKGFTLHHKNAKLISGESMEKLLFGEIKEI from the coding sequence TCACCTAAACCTCAGAATTATTGACAGCCATAATTTTGTACCATCACCATTATCGGCATTCCCAGAAACTTTTGGATTGGATGAATTGAAGAAAGGTTACTTTCCTCATTTGTTCAATacaaaagaaaacgaaaattacATGGGTCCAATGCCACCCATTTTGAGCTATTTACCTAATAAAATGAAAGATGGTCCCCGTGAGACTTTCATTAAGTGGTATAAGCAAAAATGGgctgaaaattaccaatttgACATGAAGAAGGAGCTCTATGAATACTGCAGCTCAGATGTTGATATTCTTAGACGAGGTTGCTTAAGTTTGCGCCAAACCTTCTTGGACATTGCCAACATCGACCTGTTTAGTGAATACATAACCATCGCTAGTGTATGCATGGCAATATACCGCAGCAGATACTTAGACCCAGAAAGTATTGCGATCGTATTGAAAGAGATCCGTGACCAGTTTTCGAAAGTTTCTATTGGCTGGTTGGAATCTTTTAATAATGATAATATTGCCCATGCTACCAACGGCGGAGAGGTCCAAATTTGTGGAGCTAAGGTTGACGGATTCGACTCCACTACCAACACGGTGTACCAGTTTCACGGTTGTTTCTGGCATGGATGCCCTGAATGCTTTGACGATGACACGATTAATCACGTCACCAACGAACGCATGACGGATCTGTACCAGAAGACCATGGGTCGCACAGAACAACTTGAAGAAGCTGGATATACTGTGGTGGAAATGTGGGAGTGTGCCTGGAAAAAGAGCAGGGAATTCCGTCAAAACCGAGCTAACAATAACGACCAGATTATTGACCTGCTGAATCCTCGTGATGCCTTCTTCGGAGGTCGTACAGAAGCGTTCAAACTGCATAAAACAGTCGATGGtaacatggaaaaaatcaaatatgttGACGTCTGTTCTTTGTATCCGACGGTAATGTATTATGATGACTATCCAATCGGACACCctgagaaaataattaatcCTCCAAGCTTTGATCCTGATTGGTACGGATTTATTAAATGCAAGGTTGTAGCTCCCAAGGATTTGTATATTCCTACACTTCCTGTGCGAGTGAAAATGGAGAAAAGCGATAAATTATTATTCCCACTGTGTCTGAAGTGTGCCAAAGACAAGCAGCGCCAATGTACGCACAGTGATTCTGAACGAGCTTTCGTTGGTACTTGGTGTACGCCTGAAGTGAATAAAGCTATTGAAGTTGGGTATAAAGTGCTCGAAGTTTACGaagtttggaattttgagaAGGACAACTGCTTATGGAAAGGTTACATTAAAGAttttcttaaaatgaaactggaaAGCAGTGAGCACTCGTACCCGACTAAAGAAGCTTACGCTGAGGCTGTAAAACGAGACCAAGGCATTGAACTAGACCAGAACAAAATCGCTTACAACCCAGGAAGAAGAGCCGTTTCTAAATTATGCCTAAACTCGCTTTGGGGTAAATTTGGACAACGTGACAACCTGGGTGTAACCGAGTTCATTACCGATCCGTGTAAATTTTATGATATTCTACTGAACGATCGCCTCACAAATATCCAGGTTAATATTTTGTCTGATGATATGATTCAGGTGAATTATAAATACAAGGATGTTTTTGTTGAGGATAACTTTAACACCAATATTTACGTGGCAGCTTTTACAACTGCAAATGCCCGATTGAGACTTTACGACCTACTGCACAAATTAGACCAGGCTGTTTTGTATTGCGACACTGACTCGATAGTCTACGTTGACAATGGTAGAAATACTGTACCAACTGGTGACTTGTTGGGTCAGTGGACAGACGAATTGAAAGGCGCTTACATCACTAAATTTTTGAGCACAGGCCCCAAGTCGTACCATTACATTACCAGCAAAGGTAAACAAGTTATAAAAGTTAAAGGATTCACTCTACACCACAAGAATGCAAAACTGATCAGCGGTGAGTCGATGGAAAAGTTACTTTTCGGTGAAATTAAGGAAATCTAA
- the LOC135847766 gene encoding uncharacterized protein LOC135847766 has protein sequence MFHIITSIVIVLFTSYLPTVDNKTWTRRPGSTYPRPFIQPTTISDYYDEVYGHINVGHYYDSDEDHIKKYEDAKKRILGWKRMYASVRIQYQNLSTHHQNLSVNYENLSTHYQNLRVNYQNLSAHHQNLSERYKHVQNHVDRLLLDKECADFFREYIPKIERDYIQHKQGFTADFKKCNPFFFTEYYDLDSYTDKIYRVYQILKLVGLKFDNRSSCSFKYMSAKEYYDPLVPIEIENMIKDKKSNLNKCEQWIFFLHAVRKERSPSRSTEIKMWQTLIEHYEERTRNPYPVMVQNILHALYWSHQYHHGVEPNKSTETGNEENCSSTQYKLEPKMVLHCMYRGILAWQDQNYVTYIVKTSPWTTPIFQGYLKGEIPTTEIDPDSLATSANATIATINFFGIIKRKPTTNMNNTITN, from the coding sequence ATGTTTCACATAATAACGTCAATTGTTATCGTTCTGTTTACATCATATTTGCCGACTGTGGATAACAAAACATGGACACGTCGACCAGGTTCTACATATCCGAGGCCATTTATCCAACCCACTACGATCTCTGACTATTATGATGAAGTGTATGGTCATATAAATGTCGGTCACTATTATGATAGTGACGAGGatcacattaaaaaatatgaagatgCGAAAAAACGTATACTTGGATGGAAACGAATGTATGCAAGTGTACGAATccaatatcaaaatttaagcACTCATCATCAAAACTTAAGCGTCAATTATGAAAATCTAAGTACCCATTATCAGAATTTAAGGGTGAATTATCAAAACCTAAGCGCCCATCATCAAAATCTAAGCGAGCGTTATAAACATGTTCAAAACCATGTTGATCGGTTGTTACTGGATAAGGAATGCGCCGATTTTTTCAGAGAATATATCCCTAAGATAGAACGAGATTACATCCAACACAAACAAGGCTTTACAGCAGACTTTAAGAAGTGCAACCCATTTTTCTTCACGGAATACTATGATTTGGATTCGTATACTGACAAAATTTACAGAGTCTATCAGATACTTAAATTGGTtggattgaaatttgataaCCGCAGTTCCTGTTCATTCAAATATATGTCAGCCAAGGAGTACTACGATCCTTTAGTGCCGATAGAAATTGAGAATATGATAAAAGACAAGAAGAGTAATTTAAATAAATGCGAgcaatggatttttttcctgcATGCAGTGAGAAAGGAGAGATCACCATCAAGAAGCACTGAGATTAAAATGTGGCAAACACTTATCGAACATTATGAAGAAAGAACACGAAACCCGTACCCAGTCATGGTACAAAATATATTACATGCGTTGTACTGGTCACACCAGTACCATCATGGTGTAGAACCTAATAAAAGTACAGAAACAGGAAACGAGGAAAATTGCTCAAGCACACAATATAAACTTGAGCCAAAGATGGTACTGCATTGCATGTACAGAGGGATTCTTGCATGGCAGGATCAAAACTATGTAACTTATATTGTCAAAACATCCCCGTGGACAACTCCAATATTTCAGGGTTACTTGAAAGGAGAAATCCCTACGACTGAAATTGATCCTGATAGCCTGGCAACTTCTGCTAACGCCACTATTGCCACTATTAACTTTTTTGGTATTATTAAGAGGAAACCTACTACCAACATGAACAACACCATCACAAACTAA